A genomic region of Mus musculus strain C57BL/6J chromosome 7, GRCm38.p6 C57BL/6J contains the following coding sequences:
- the Kcna7 gene encoding potassium voltage-gated channel subfamily A member 7, with protein sequence MLFLPADTGHPTGVAAASGPHVRSPVARAVRAMEPRCPPPCGCCERLVLNVAGLRFETRARTLGRFPDTLLGDPVRRSRFYDGARREYFFDRHRPSFDAVLYYYQSGGRLRRPAHVPLDVFLEEVSFYGLGAAALARLREDEGCAVPPERPLPRRAFARQLWLLFEFPESSQAARVLAVVSVLVILVSIVVFCLETLPDFRDDRDDPGLAPVAAATGPFLARLNGSSPMPGAPPRQPFNDPFFVVETLCICWFSFELLVRLVACPSKAVFFKNVMNLIDFVAILPYFVALGTELARQRGVGQPAMSLAILRVIRLVRVFRIFKLSRHSKGLQILGQTLRASMRELGLLIFFLFIGVVLFSSAVYFAEVDRVDTHFTSIPESFWWAVVTMTTVGYGDMAPVTVGGKIVGSLCAIAGVLTISLPVPVIVSNFSYFYHRETEGEEAGMYSHVDTQPCGTLEGKANGGLVDSEVPELLPPLWPPAGKHMVTEV encoded by the exons ATGCTATTTTTACCCGCCGACACCGGACACCCGACTGGGGTGGCTGCGGCGTCGGGGCCACACGTCCGTTCACCGGTCGCCCGGGCTGTGCGCGCCATGGAGCCACGGTGCCCGCCGCCCTGCGGCTGCTGCGAGCGGCTGGTGCTCAACGTGGCCGGGTTGCGCTTCGAGACCCGCGCGCGCACGCTCGGCCGCTTCCCGGACACGCTGCTGGGGGACCCGGTGCGCCGCAGCCGCTTCTACGACGGCGCGCGCCGCGAGTATTTCTTCGACCGACACCGGCCCAGCTTCGATGCGGTGCTCTACTACTACCAGTCGGGCGGCCGGCTGAGACGGCCGGCGCACGTGCCCCTCGACgtcttcctggaggaggtgtcCTTCTACGGGCTGGGCGCGGCGGCGCTGGCGCGGCTGCGGGAGGACGAGGGCTGCGCGGTGCCGCCCGAGCGGCCGCTGCCCCGCCGCGCCTTTGCGCGtcagctctggctgctcttcgaATTTCCTGAGAGCTCGCAGGCTGCGCGCGTGCTCGCCGTGGTCTCCGTACTCGTCATCCTGGTCTCCATCGTGGTCTTTTGCCTCGAGACACTGCCAGACTTCCGCGACGACCGCGATGACCCGGGGCTCGCGCCCGTAGCCGCTGCTACTGGCCCG TTCCTCGCCCGACTGAATGGCTCCAGTCCCATGCCAGGAGCCCCTCCCCGACAGCCCTTCAACGATCCATTCTTTGTGGTGGAGACCCTGTGTATCTGCTGGTTCTCCTTTGAGCTGCTGGTGCGTCTGGTGGCCTGCCCTAGCAAAGCTGTGTTCTTCAAGAATGTGATGAACCTAATTGACTTCGTGGCCATCCTGCCTTACTTCGTGGCCCTGGGCACGGAGTTAGCCCGGCAGCGGGGTGTGGGCCAGCCGGCTATGTCCCTGGCCATCCTAAGGGTCATCCGATTGGTGCGTGTCTTCCGCATCTTCAAGCTCTCCAGGCATTCGAAGGGTCTACAGATCTTGGGTCAGACACTGCGGGCTTCCATGCGTGAGCTAggtctcctcatcttcttcctcttcattggCGTGGTCCTCTTTTCCAGCGCAGTCTACTTTGCTGAAGTGGACCGGGTGGACACCCATTTCACCAGCATCCCGGAGTCCTTTTGGTGGGCAGTGGTCACCATGACCACGGTTGGCTATGGGGACATGGCACCCGTCACCGTGGGTGGCAAGATCGTGGGCTCTCTGTGTGCCATTGCAGGTGTGCTCACCAtctctctgcctgtgcctgtcATTGTCTCTAACTTTAGCTACTTTTACCACCGGGAGACAGAGGGCGAAGAGGCAGGGATGTACAGCCATGTGGACACACAGCCCTGCGGTACCCTGGAGGGCAAGGCTAATGGGGGGCTGGTGGACTCTGAGGTGCCTGAACTCCTCCCACCACTCTGGCCCCCTGCAGGGAAACACATGGTGACTGAGGTGTGA